The segment AAGGACGTTTTACGACATCACCGAACCCAAATGTGGGCTGCGTGATTGTGCGCGACGGTGAAATTGTCGGCGAAGGCTACCATCAAAAAGCGGGAGAGCCGCACGCGGAAGTCCATGCACTTCGAATGGCGGGTGATAAAGCGAAAGGCGCCACAGCTTATGTGACCCTTGAGCCTTGTAGCCATCACGGCCGTACTCCACCTTGTGCAGAAGCGTTAATTAATGCGGGGATCACCCGCGTTGTCGCGGCAATGCAAGACCCTAATCCTCAAGTGGCTGGCCGCGGTTTATTTATGTTATCTCAAGCGGGAATAGAAACTGCCAGCAATATTCTGTTGGAAGAAGCCGAGGCACTAAACCGTGGCTTTTTAAAACGTATGCGTACCGCATTTCCTTACATTCAATTAAAACTCGCCGCATCATTAGATGGCAAGACCGCATTAGCGAATGGGGAAAGTAAGTGGATCACGAGCCCAGCGGCGCGTAAAGATGTTCAAGTACTGCGCGCTCAAGCTAGTGCTATTTTGAGTACCAGTAATACCGTGCTTGCTGATGATCCTGCTTTGACGGTGCGTTGGAACGAATTACCTGCGGATGTTCAAGCACAATACCCAGAAGAAAAACTGCGCCAACCTATTCGTATTGTGTTAGATAGACACAATCGCGTGAAGCCTGAACATAAAGTGACACAGTTAGAAGGTGAATGCTGGCTAATCCGCCCAACGCCGGATACCACAGAAACATGGCAGGGCAATGTCGAACAACTTGCTATCCCTGCAGATGATAATGGCATCGATTTAGTGATTTTGATGATGCAATTAGCGAAACGTAATGTGAATAGTATTTGGGTAGAGGCGGGCGCTAAGCTTGCAGGCTCGTTATTAAAACTCGGTTTAGTCGACGAACTGATCGTCTATATCGCACCTAAATTACTTGGGGATACTGCACGTGGGTTAGTGAGTCTCCCTGAATTAAGCGCATTATCAGATGCGCCTCAATTTGAATTTACTGATGTTGAAAAAGTCGGAAATGACCTTCGCGTCAGGTTACGCCCTGTATGGTAAATGTGTTTTTTTAGCGGTTTGCTGAAATTCACTCGTACGGTTACCTAAAGAATGTGATAAAATCCGCGCCCCGCGGGTTGTAATTAATATTTGAGGAAGATTATGAACGTAATCAAAGGTGTTGTTGCTGCGCCAAAAGCGCGTGTTGCTATCGCTATCGCTCGTTTTAACAACTTTATTAATGATAGCCTGCTGGACGGTGCTGTTGACGCGTTAGAGCGTATTGGCCAAGTTGCTCAAGATAACATCACCGTTGTTTGGGTACCAGGTGCTTATGAATTACCACTGACAGTGAAAGCACTGGTTGAAACCAAAAAATATGATGCAGTTATCGCATTAGGTACTGTTATTCGTGGCGGTACTGCCCACTTTGAATTTGTTGCAGGTGAGTGCAGCTCAGGTCTGTCTCATGTTGCATTAAATAGCGAAGTTCCTGTGACTTTCGGTGTATTAACCACTGAAAATATCGAGCAAGCCATTGAGCGTGCTGGTACTAAAGCAGGTAACAAAGGTGCAGAAGCTGCACTGACCGCTCTCGAAATGATTAATGTGATTAAAGCTGTAAAAGGCAAATAATGCGCGTCATATCTCGGTTCTATGAGTTCGAGATATGCTGTGTAGTTTTTTTTATTTAAGGGGAATCTTGTGAAACCTGCTGCTCGTCGTCGCGCTCGTGAGTGTGCTGTACAGGCCATTTATTCATGGCAATTATCCGGTAATCCTATTGCCGACGTAGAATATGAGTTTATTGCTGAACAGGACATGTCTGACGTTGACGTAACCTATTTCCGTGAGCTGATTTCTGGTATTGCAAACAATGCTACGAAGCTGGATCAATTAATGTCACCTTACTTATCTCGTCAGTTAGAAGAGTTAGGTCAAGTTGAGAAAGCGATTTTACGTGTAGCAATGTATGAACTAAGCTATAGAGAAGATGTACCTTTCAAAGTTGCTATCAATGAAGGTATTGAATTAGCGAAAGTTTTTGGTGCTGAAGATAGCCATAAGTTTGTCAACGGTGTGTTAGATAAAGCAGCACCTGCGGTACGTCGTAAGAAATAAACATAATCAGGTTCCCTCCTGTAATACGTAAGTCATAATGGGTAGGCTGGGTTCCAGTCTACCCTAGTACTTATGTCTGGCTTTTCAGTTTATGACAAGTGAGACATAGCGAAAATGGAAAATCTACCATGTCATATGGCGAATTTGACCTCATCGCACGTTTTTTTAATCGCCAAGCTGTAAACCGACGTGATGTTAATATCGGTATTGGCGATGATTGTGCGCTAATGACTATCCCTGAAAAACAGCAACTTGCTGTGAGTACCGACACCCTAGTTTCCGGTATTCATTTTCTACCCGATATCTCTCCCGCTGACCTTGCCTATAAATCCCTAGCTTCAAATTTAAGTGATCTTGCTGCGATGGGAGCTGATCCCGCTTGGGTTTCTCTCGCCATTACTTTGTCAAGTGTAAATAGTGAATGGCTACAATCTTTTAGCGATATGTTGTTTGATCAATTGAATTACTATGGAATGCAGCTGATTGGGGGAGACACGACTCGTGGGCCAATGAGTTTAACTTATACCGTTCATGGTCTTGTACCGGCTGGCAAAGCGTTATCTCGCTCTGGTGCACGTAATGGTGATTGGATTTATGTGACGGGAACATTGGGAGATAGCGCGGCAGGGCTTGCGATACTGCAAGACAGATTACATGCTGAAAACCCTGAGCATAAACAGTGGCTGATTGAGCGCCATTTACGCCCACAACCACGCATTTTACAGGGGCAGGCTTTACGCAATTTAGCTTCATCTGCGATTGATATCTCAGATGGGTTAGTTTCCGATCTCAACCATATATTAAAAGCGAGCGGTTGCGGAGCGCGGATCAATCTCGATGCCTTACCGCAGTCTGATGCGTTGAAGCAGAATTGTTCTATTGAGCAAGCAAGGATTTGGTCACTAAGTGGTGGGGAAGACTATGAGTTATGCTTTACGGTACCTGAAATGAATCGGGGAGCCTTAGAAGTTGCGCTTGCTCATACAGGTTCAGGTTTTACCTGTATTGGTCAAATTAAGCCCCAATCCGAAGGGATCCGTTATTTTTGTGATAACCAAGCTGTTGAGGTTGACCTCAAGGGCTTCGATCATTTTGTTTAGGAAGATGTCCATGGCGACCGCTCAAGAAAAAGCAGCAGCAAAGAAACGATTAAATATGCGTAATCCGTGGCACCTTCTAGCGACGGGGTTCGGAAGTGGTTTATCGCCAATTGTTCCCGGCACAATGGGCTCATTAGCCGCCATTCCATTTTGGTTGCTAATGGACAAACTCCCTGTTTGGAGCCTATGGGTTATTATCGTCGTTGGATTCTGGTTTGGATGTTGGATCTGCCAACGCACTTCCGATGATATGAGGATCCATGACCATGGCAGTATTGTTTGGGATGAGTTTATTGGCATGTGGATTACACTAATGGCCATCCCTGTGGTGAGTATCCAGTGGGTTCTCACTGGCTTTTTAATTTTCCGTGTTTACGACATGTGGAAACCTTGGCCAATCCGTATTTTTGATCGCCGAGTCAGTGGCGGGTTTGGCATTATGATTGATGACATTATTGCTGCCATATTTGCCTATGTGACGATTTGGCTATTAGTGCACTATCAGGTGATGCCTTTTTGATTTGAGTTAACTCCCTCCTTTAAAGATAAAAATATCTTTTTTCAACAAATAAAGTCCTAGTTAAATACTAGGTCTTTATTCTTATCCTAAACTATTTTTTATTTTTATTTTTACTTTTATTTTTTATGATTAAAGTTAAATTTATTTTCATTTTGAAAAATAAAAATTTCCTTATTTGTAAAAATTAATTTCACTGTAATTATCCTTTCATCACTATTTCTTATTTATTGAAAATTGTAAAAAATAAAGAATTAATATTAACTCGAAATTTGGGTGATTATTTTATTTTTTGTTTTTCTGTTCTGAGAAAAAATGACTTAATCAAATTCACGTATGCGTGATGTTTTGTATATTTCTCTGATTATTTAAATGGGAATGGTTTTCATTTATTTAAATGTGAAATTTGCAGATATGATTTATTTGGGGTGTTTTTGTTAAATAAATGCAACAAAAAATAGAGTGAAGTTAAAGTTCCTAATTAAATTTACTAATCATAGGTGTATTTTTAGGGTCTTATTATGAAATGGCAATTTACAGATTGTTACTGATATGACTCTTGAGGTGCGTATACCGAGTAAGAATATTCAAGTAGTATGCTTAGAAAATAACAAGCAAGAATTAATTTTTATAAAACACGCCTTAATTTATTTTTTAGAAAAATTAAATTTTTCTATTTGGCTTGTTATTTTTTTAATAAAGTCATCTCGGTTTTGTTTTGATGAAAATATATTTATCTCAATTTTATATTGTCTATTAATAAGGGTTTACTATGTTAATTAATAAAAAAAATCTGATCGTATTATCTATCGCTGCTGGCTTAGGTTTTTCAGGTGCAGCAATGTCAGCAACGAACGCACAAGTAACAGTAACTGGGAATATTGCTGCTGCAACATGTGATTTAAGCGTCACAAATACCAATATCGATTTAGGAACGTTTATTTCTTCAGATATTCAAACGGTTGGAACTATAGCTGGTAGTACTCATAATTTTGATATGAGCTTATCCAACTGTAGCCAAGAGTTTGATGGTGAAAGTGGTAAGTTCGTACAAATGTACGCGAAAGGTACTGCTTTAGCAGCGAATACTTCTTTATTTAATAATATTGAAAAAGGAACTGTTGGTGTGGCAGTGACTGCTGACGGTAAAGAAGTTAAACCAAATACAACCGTTCAATTAAGCAGCATTAAGTCTCTTACTGAAGGTGGTTCTGCTGTGATCCCAATGAATGTGGCACTGAACTCAACTGTGAGCAAACCCGCTTCACAGCGTATCGAAGCGCCGATTACTTTCTCTGTAAGCTACGAGTAAGTTTGTTGTGAAATGGCAGGTTTCTGCCATTTCACTTTTTAATGCATCACGAGAAGGTCAAAAATGAAATTATTAACTTTACTCCGTACGCTTCCTGTTTTTGCAACCCTGTTTTTTATTCAAATAGGAACGACGTCTGCAGCTGGGGTCGGTATCAATGCCACTCGAGTTATTTTCAACCAAGGAAATCAGTCAGTCCCTGTCACTCTGCGCAATAGTACAGAGAAGGATGAATATTTGGTTCAGGTTTATCTGACAAAAACCGCCAAAGGTGCGGCGCAAGACCAAACTTTAGATGTGCTTCCTCCTATGTTCTATCTGGCATC is part of the Providencia zhijiangensis genome and harbors:
- the ribD gene encoding bifunctional diaminohydroxyphosphoribosylaminopyrimidine deaminase/5-amino-6-(5-phosphoribosylamino)uracil reductase RibD; the encoded protein is MLEQDHIYMARAFELAKKGRFTTSPNPNVGCVIVRDGEIVGEGYHQKAGEPHAEVHALRMAGDKAKGATAYVTLEPCSHHGRTPPCAEALINAGITRVVAAMQDPNPQVAGRGLFMLSQAGIETASNILLEEAEALNRGFLKRMRTAFPYIQLKLAASLDGKTALANGESKWITSPAARKDVQVLRAQASAILSTSNTVLADDPALTVRWNELPADVQAQYPEEKLRQPIRIVLDRHNRVKPEHKVTQLEGECWLIRPTPDTTETWQGNVEQLAIPADDNGIDLVILMMQLAKRNVNSIWVEAGAKLAGSLLKLGLVDELIVYIAPKLLGDTARGLVSLPELSALSDAPQFEFTDVEKVGNDLRVRLRPVW
- the ribE gene encoding 6,7-dimethyl-8-ribityllumazine synthase, which produces MNVIKGVVAAPKARVAIAIARFNNFINDSLLDGAVDALERIGQVAQDNITVVWVPGAYELPLTVKALVETKKYDAVIALGTVIRGGTAHFEFVAGECSSGLSHVALNSEVPVTFGVLTTENIEQAIERAGTKAGNKGAEAALTALEMINVIKAVKGK
- the nusB gene encoding transcription antitermination factor NusB; translation: MKPAARRRARECAVQAIYSWQLSGNPIADVEYEFIAEQDMSDVDVTYFRELISGIANNATKLDQLMSPYLSRQLEELGQVEKAILRVAMYELSYREDVPFKVAINEGIELAKVFGAEDSHKFVNGVLDKAAPAVRRKK
- the thiL gene encoding thiamine-phosphate kinase; amino-acid sequence: MSYGEFDLIARFFNRQAVNRRDVNIGIGDDCALMTIPEKQQLAVSTDTLVSGIHFLPDISPADLAYKSLASNLSDLAAMGADPAWVSLAITLSSVNSEWLQSFSDMLFDQLNYYGMQLIGGDTTRGPMSLTYTVHGLVPAGKALSRSGARNGDWIYVTGTLGDSAAGLAILQDRLHAENPEHKQWLIERHLRPQPRILQGQALRNLASSAIDISDGLVSDLNHILKASGCGARINLDALPQSDALKQNCSIEQARIWSLSGGEDYELCFTVPEMNRGALEVALAHTGSGFTCIGQIKPQSEGIRYFCDNQAVEVDLKGFDHFV
- the pgpA gene encoding phosphatidylglycerophosphatase A, which encodes MATAQEKAAAKKRLNMRNPWHLLATGFGSGLSPIVPGTMGSLAAIPFWLLMDKLPVWSLWVIIVVGFWFGCWICQRTSDDMRIHDHGSIVWDEFIGMWITLMAIPVVSIQWVLTGFLIFRVYDMWKPWPIRIFDRRVSGGFGIMIDDIIAAIFAYVTIWLLVHYQVMPF
- a CDS encoding fimbrial protein, which codes for MLINKKNLIVLSIAAGLGFSGAAMSATNAQVTVTGNIAAATCDLSVTNTNIDLGTFISSDIQTVGTIAGSTHNFDMSLSNCSQEFDGESGKFVQMYAKGTALAANTSLFNNIEKGTVGVAVTADGKEVKPNTTVQLSSIKSLTEGGSAVIPMNVALNSTVSKPASQRIEAPITFSVSYE